In the Endozoicomonas sp. SCSIO W0465 genome, TCATTATTGGCTGTATTGCTACGGGAATCTTGGTTTTCATGCTCATGGTTATCGGTCGGCTTTTAACAAAGATAAGCGTCCTGCCTGCCTGGCTGCATAGCGCCATTTAATCAAAATGCCCTCCCCGGGATCTTAATCGATGAGACATAAGCGTTTGCTTTAATTGCCAATATTCTGCTGACAGCGACTATTTTGGCCTATACTCGAAGCTGCTAGGAGCCTGTCGGACTTAAGCGTCCGTAGCGAGGATTGCGAGAAATTGAGGATAAAAATTTCTGATTCTGAGGAGAATAGCAGGGCTGTTTGACGAAGAAGCAGGAATTTTTAGACCAATTTATCGCAACCGCAGTAGGACAGCCTTAAGTCCGACAGGCTCCTGGTCCTCCGATAACCTGTCTGCTTTTCTGCAATCGCCCCGGCCAAAACTTATGCGTTGACAATCAGAGTGCTACAACGCTTCTCTAAACCTTCTTGAGAAACCCTGATAGCGCTCACCATGCATCCTAATTGGCCATGGCATTCAGATGTTTGATGGGAAATTCTTACTCGATTAGACGTCAACACATCCCTAACTCGAAACATCTGGAGTTTGATTCATGCGTTTCATCACTCCCATTAAAACGCCAACTCTGTTCATAATCACCCTGTTGCTGGCTGGCTGCGCCAGTGATGGTCACATCAAGCGATGGGGCCAATGCGCCCTGATCGGAGCCGGTACCGGGGCCCTTGTTGGTGCTGCAGGCAACAGCGAAAGCGCATCCAAAAGTGGTCAAACCGCAGCTTATGGTGCTATTGGCGGAGCCCTGGTCGGTGCCGCTCTCTGTGCACTGACCGGCGGCGACAGTGATCAGGATGGCGTTCCTGATAAAAAAGACCGCTGTATGCACACCCCCAAAGGCGTAAAAGTCGATAACAGTGGCTGCCCTGTAGACTCAGATGGTGATGGGGTTCCTGACTATATGGATAAATGTGCCAATACCCCTAATGGAGTAGCAGTCGATGCTAACGGTTGTCCCGATTCCGACGGCGATGGTGTCCCGGACAACATGGATCGCTGCCCCAACACCCCTGCCGGTGTAGCGGTTGACCAGTCTGGCTGCCCCACCGACAGCGATGGGGATGGTGTCCCCAACGGAATAGATAAATGCCCCAACACCCCCAAAGGCGTTCCGGTCAATGCAGATGGCTGCCCACTCCAGAGAGATTTGGGCATTGTTTACTTTGGGTTCAATAAAACCGATATTGACCAGTTGGGCCGCCAGGTTCTGGACCAAATTGCTGAAGTTGCCAAACAGCATACTGGCATCCGTCTGACTGCCGTTGGTTACACCGATTCAACCGGACCGCTGGAATACAATGAGAAACTCGCCCTACGCAGGGCTGAAAGTGTCAAACAATACCTGGAAGGCCAGGGAGTCAGTGGCAATCGAATCACAGCGGCTGCCGGTGGTGTCATGGAGTTAGGCGATCAAACCAGCCAAGGCCGCAGAAGCAACCGTCATGTTTCCATCACCATTGAACAACCTTGATCGGGTATATACATTAAGCTTTTCATAGGTAACTACAGAGGGTTTTGCAAAAGGCTTAAATAAACAAAGAACCACAAAGACACAGGATTTTTCTGGAGCAGGCTGAGCTGCGCGCGGTCAATCCAAAAGTCTCCTTTGTGCCTTTGTGGTCTCTGTGATCGCAATGATTCAACGTTTTGTCTGTTTCTTTTGGTGCCTGTGAGATAGTATTGATAGCGACTCAAACTTACTCTCTCAATGTCTCCAAGCAGTATTCATGTCAGACAATAGCAAAGCCTGTTTCTATGCCCTGGCCACGGCCTTATTGTGGTCGACCATTGCCACCGCCTTTAAAATAGCCCTTAGCCATCTTGACCCATGGCAGCTGGTATTCTGGTCCGTGGCAACTGCCACCCTCCTGCTGACCATCATGGTCATCATTCAGGGAAAGGCGGGCTTAATCTTCTCCCAATTCAAACAATCACCGGGATTATTCCTGGTCCTGGGACTGTTAAACCCTTTTCTCTATCACATTGTATTGTTCGGCGCGTATGATCGGCTTCCGGCGCAACAGGCGCAGGCATTAAACTACAGCTGGCCAGTCGCCCTGACCTTACTCGCCGCTCCTTTACTGGGCAGAAAGTTGTCAATGTCCAGCCTGCTGTGCTGCCTGCTGGCCTACGCCGGTGTATTGATTATCTGTACCCGCGGAGCGTTTCAAAACCTTGATTTCTCCAGTCCCACCGGTGTGCTTCTGGCGCTGTCAAGTACCCTTATCTGGGCGCTTTACTGGATATTCAATACCCGGCGTGCAGGAGATCCTGTCGTTGGCCTGCTGATCTGCTTTATCTGTGGACTGCCCTGGATTATTGGTGCCACCGCCCTTTTCTCCGGTTTCTGGCCCATTTCTGTTAAAGGCCTGGCAGCAGCGGCCTATGTTGGCCTGATTGAAATGGGCTTTGCTTATATCCTGTGGCTGAAAGCCCTTAAACTAGCGGACAATACTGCTATGATCAGCAATATCAGCTACCTCAGTCCGTTCCTGTCACTGATCTTTATCGCCAATATCCTTGGCGAGTCTATCTATCCTGCCACCTATGCTGGCTTGATGATGATTATTGTTGCCGTGCTGGCTCAGCAGCATCTGTCGGCGGCAGCAAAAAGCAGAACGCAAACATCATGACCAGAAACAGCTACTTTGCTTTTAAGCAGTTCAGGATTGAAATCGGGTAAGGGCCGGTCTTTCTCCAGCCCTCCCCACAGCACCCGGCATGCGGGTCCGCACCGGGCGGTTCAACGATGATGGTGAAACCTGATCCATAAGTCTTTCAATGAAACAAGCCCAATTTTCGCGAGGTAACTGTTATTCAGTGCCTGTTGTACCGCATAGGTTTTACTCAGACGGTAATACCCTTTGCTGCTGGCTGCGATCTTGGCGGCGTTAATTTTATCAACGCCTAACCTGACCAGATTCTTAAAACGGGTTTTCGGCTTGCGCCATTGCTTCAGAAAGCAGCAACGGATTCGCCGACGTATCCATTGATCCAGCAGGGGAATTGGTCGGTGATATTCCGATAACCGGAAATACCCCATCCAACCCCGGATATATTGTGCCAATTTGCGTAACCGATGTTGCATTGAGACACCCCAGCGACGACTGGTCAACTTGAGTATCCGGTATTTGAATCGGTCCAGACACTTCTGGGCCCAGCGAACTTTCTTCCCTGTGAAGGTGAAACTCAGGAATTCGCTTTCTGTTGCTTTCACAACTTTACTTTTCCGGGAGTTAATCTTCAGTTTCAATTTGCGTTCAATGAATTGGGTAATGCTGTGCATCACCCGATCCCCTGCACGCTGACTTTTGACGAGAATCACAAAATCATCACAGTATCTTGCAAAGCAATGACCCCGATATTCAAGCTCCTTGTCGAGTTCGTCGAGGACCACATTAGACAGCAAGGGTGATAAAGGCCCACCCTGTGGCATGCCAACCCTGGTCGGGTAGACATTGCCCTCAATCATGACACCGGAGCGCAGGTAGCTACCAATCAGTTTCAGAAGGCGTTTGTCGCGGACCTTACGGGAGA is a window encoding:
- a CDS encoding DMT family transporter; amino-acid sequence: MSDNSKACFYALATALLWSTIATAFKIALSHLDPWQLVFWSVATATLLLTIMVIIQGKAGLIFSQFKQSPGLFLVLGLLNPFLYHIVLFGAYDRLPAQQAQALNYSWPVALTLLAAPLLGRKLSMSSLLCCLLAYAGVLIICTRGAFQNLDFSSPTGVLLALSSTLIWALYWIFNTRRAGDPVVGLLICFICGLPWIIGATALFSGFWPISVKGLAAAAYVGLIEMGFAYILWLKALKLADNTAMISNISYLSPFLSLIFIANILGESIYPATYAGLMMIIVAVLAQQHLSAAAKSRTQTS
- the ltrA gene encoding group II intron reverse transcriptase/maturase; translation: MNHDLLNCVLEPANLASAWKQVKSNKGAPGIDGVTIEAYPDFAKQHWPSVRQALLDGTYQPSPVRRHVIEKPDGGERLLGIPTVMDRVIQQAIVQVLTPVFDPGFSPNSFGYRPGRSAHDGVRQVKQLINRGLHYAVDVDLSKFFDTVNHDVLMSRVSRKVRDKRLLKLIGSYLRSGVMIEGNVYPTRVGMPQGGPLSPLLSNVVLDELDKELEYRGHCFARYCDDFVILVKSQRAGDRVMHSITQFIERKLKLKINSRKSKVVKATESEFLSFTFTGKKVRWAQKCLDRFKYRILKLTSRRWGVSMQHRLRKLAQYIRGWMGYFRLSEYHRPIPLLDQWIRRRIRCCFLKQWRKPKTRFKNLVRLGVDKINAAKIAASSKGYYRLSKTYAVQQALNNSYLAKIGLVSLKDLWIRFHHHR
- a CDS encoding OmpA family protein produces the protein MRFITPIKTPTLFIITLLLAGCASDGHIKRWGQCALIGAGTGALVGAAGNSESASKSGQTAAYGAIGGALVGAALCALTGGDSDQDGVPDKKDRCMHTPKGVKVDNSGCPVDSDGDGVPDYMDKCANTPNGVAVDANGCPDSDGDGVPDNMDRCPNTPAGVAVDQSGCPTDSDGDGVPNGIDKCPNTPKGVPVNADGCPLQRDLGIVYFGFNKTDIDQLGRQVLDQIAEVAKQHTGIRLTAVGYTDSTGPLEYNEKLALRRAESVKQYLEGQGVSGNRITAAAGGVMELGDQTSQGRRSNRHVSITIEQP